One genomic window of Borreliella burgdorferi B31 includes the following:
- the rpsK gene encoding 30S ribosomal protein S11 — MSAKLSTNSKKKIKRNIGEGNVYIQATFNNTIVTVSDIKGNALAWASAGGMGFKGAKKSTPYAAQITAESALNKVRDFGINYVHVYIKGPGIGRESAIRAIGSIGMTVKSISDITPIPHNGCRPKKTRRV; from the coding sequence TTGAGCGCAAAATTATCAACTAATAGTAAAAAAAAAATTAAAAGAAATATCGGAGAAGGAAACGTTTATATACAAGCTACTTTTAATAATACCATAGTTACTGTATCTGATATAAAGGGAAATGCTTTAGCTTGGGCAAGTGCTGGTGGTATGGGTTTTAAAGGTGCTAAAAAGTCGACCCCATATGCTGCTCAAATAACAGCAGAGTCTGCTTTAAATAAAGTGAGAGATTTTGGAATTAATTATGTTCATGTGTATATAAAAGGGCCAGGCATTGGCAGAGAATCTGCAATAAGAGCTATTGGTTCGATTGGTATGACTGTAAAATCAATTTCAGATATTACTCCCATTCCTCATAATGGATGCAGACCGAAAAAAACCAGACGAGTTTAG
- a CDS encoding DNA-directed RNA polymerase subunit alpha, with protein sequence MLVEKFLKDFTIPEKIEFLKSQGDGSYGKFTIYPFERGFGITIGNTLRRVLLSSIEGYAITAMRVQSNNKDSSSKVVSSEFDLIPGVSEDTLEIIANIKNIHLKLGEGEQRKTISFSVSGKDTNVLKASHFERDGVEVFNKDLVIATLSHDVNLDLEFQINYGRGYVSSEQNSKYLEEVNVIALDSIFSPIEKVSYSVEDTRVGQRSDYDKLVMEIWTTGVISAKDAIKKAASIVREFLFPLVDFEDNVNTSFEKSKSESSNLLDMSIEKLNLSVRSLNCLAKENVRTLGELISKNAEELSKARNFGKKSLEEIIEKLGSYRLYLGMSKEDALSVLSKNVKISE encoded by the coding sequence ATGCTTGTGGAAAAATTTTTGAAAGATTTCACTATACCTGAAAAAATTGAATTTTTGAAAAGCCAAGGTGATGGGTCTTATGGTAAATTTACGATATATCCTTTTGAAAGAGGCTTTGGAATTACTATAGGTAATACTTTAAGACGTGTGTTACTTTCTTCTATTGAAGGGTATGCGATTACTGCTATGAGAGTTCAGTCTAACAATAAAGACTCTTCGTCAAAGGTTGTTTCAAGTGAATTTGATTTGATTCCTGGAGTTTCTGAAGATACTCTTGAGATTATTGCTAATATTAAAAATATTCATTTGAAACTTGGAGAAGGAGAGCAAAGAAAGACAATAAGCTTTAGTGTTAGCGGTAAAGACACCAATGTTTTAAAAGCTTCTCATTTTGAAAGAGATGGAGTTGAGGTTTTTAATAAAGATTTAGTTATAGCTACTTTATCACATGATGTTAATTTAGATCTTGAATTTCAAATTAATTATGGTAGGGGCTATGTGTCTTCTGAGCAAAATTCTAAGTATTTAGAAGAGGTTAATGTTATTGCTTTAGATTCTATATTTTCTCCTATAGAGAAAGTTTCGTATTCTGTAGAAGATACTAGGGTTGGTCAAAGGTCAGATTATGACAAGCTTGTAATGGAAATTTGGACTACAGGTGTGATTTCTGCCAAAGATGCAATAAAAAAGGCTGCATCAATAGTAAGAGAGTTTTTGTTTCCTCTTGTTGATTTTGAAGACAATGTTAATACATCTTTTGAGAAATCAAAATCAGAAAGTTCTAACTTGCTTGATATGAGTATTGAGAAATTGAATTTGTCAGTCAGATCTTTAAATTGTTTGGCCAAAGAAAATGTTAGGACTTTAGGAGAACTTATTAGTAAAAACGCAGAAGAGCTTTCTAAAGCTAGAAATTTTGGGAAAAAAAGTTTGGAAGAGATAATCGAAAAACTTGGTTCTTATCGATTATATTTAGGAATGTCTAAAGAAGATGCTCTATCTGTATTGAGTAAGAATGTTAAAATATCTGAATAA
- the rplQ gene encoding 50S ribosomal protein L17, giving the protein MKTKLGFNRLSRKSSHRRALLKNMVISFFKHEKISSTKTKLFEVKRFAERLITRAKVDTVHNRRELSKFIHDKHILNKLFTKISPVFRQRSGGYTRMIKLGKRYGDAAEMAILELVEKPLKVE; this is encoded by the coding sequence ATGAAAACAAAATTGGGTTTTAATAGATTAAGTAGGAAGTCTAGTCACAGGAGAGCGCTTTTAAAAAATATGGTAATTTCTTTTTTTAAGCATGAAAAAATTTCTTCCACTAAGACAAAATTGTTCGAAGTTAAAAGATTTGCTGAAAGATTGATTACAAGGGCAAAAGTTGATACTGTGCATAATAGGCGAGAATTATCAAAATTTATACATGATAAGCATATTTTAAATAAGCTATTTACCAAAATTTCTCCTGTTTTTAGACAAAGAAGTGGTGGGTATACTCGGATGATTAAATTAGGAAAAAGATATGGAGATGCGGCTGAAATGGCTATCCTAGAATTAGTTGAAAAGCCTTTAAAAGTTGAATAA
- the rny gene encoding ribonuclease Y, translated as MIYIIFSSIFAGFILGFLVRVFLGRLSLLDLEKNLKKVRVESQLEIENERRQIIANAKSQMLKEKNQQDRDIRDRKNEIVNLEKRLLQREETLDKRISALDKQQSRVDFKIKEFEQKEKVIREKEADLVKRLENISGLTREDARKIVIEKVEHESKRDAQVIINKSEQEAQLLADKVAKDILVSTMQRIVTEVSSEFTVASVELPNDEMKGRIIGKEGRNIRALETLIGADIIIDDTPEAVVISCFDPIRKELAKRTLERLVTDGRIHPARIEEVVYNVTNEINSIIQEEGEKVVFDLNIHGLDKRLIRGLGRLYFRSSYGQNVLSHSKETAIIGEILAKEMKLDPVVVKRACLLHDIGKGMESISDNSEGHAITGAELAQSCGESEIVVNAIAAHHNEVKPESLEAIVVQIADAISASRPGARRESLNNYINRLKRLEDIAYSFEGVQKCYAIQAGREVRIIVDNALINDEKSILLARDIAKKIEAEMRYPGKIKVTIIRETRVIEYAR; from the coding sequence ATGATATATATTATTTTTTCTTCTATTTTTGCTGGCTTTATATTAGGATTTTTAGTAAGAGTTTTTTTAGGTAGATTGTCTTTATTAGATTTAGAAAAAAATCTGAAAAAAGTAAGAGTAGAATCACAATTAGAGATAGAAAATGAAAGAAGGCAAATTATTGCTAATGCAAAATCTCAAATGCTTAAAGAAAAAAACCAGCAAGATAGGGATATAAGAGATCGGAAAAATGAGATTGTTAATTTAGAAAAAAGATTATTACAAAGAGAAGAAACTTTAGATAAGAGAATATCTGCTCTTGACAAACAGCAGTCTAGAGTTGATTTTAAAATTAAAGAATTTGAACAAAAAGAAAAAGTAATAAGAGAAAAAGAGGCCGATCTTGTTAAAAGATTGGAAAATATTTCTGGTCTTACAAGAGAAGATGCAAGAAAAATTGTAATTGAAAAAGTTGAGCATGAGTCCAAAAGAGATGCTCAAGTTATTATCAATAAAAGTGAGCAGGAAGCACAGCTATTAGCAGATAAGGTTGCAAAAGATATTTTAGTATCTACTATGCAGCGTATTGTTACGGAGGTGAGTTCTGAGTTTACAGTGGCTTCTGTTGAGCTACCTAATGATGAGATGAAAGGTAGGATTATAGGTAAAGAAGGGCGCAATATTAGGGCTCTTGAGACTTTAATAGGAGCAGATATCATTATTGATGATACGCCTGAAGCTGTTGTTATATCTTGCTTTGATCCAATAAGAAAAGAGCTTGCCAAGAGGACTTTAGAAAGGCTTGTTACAGATGGCAGAATTCATCCTGCTAGGATTGAAGAAGTTGTGTATAATGTTACCAATGAGATAAATAGCATTATTCAAGAAGAGGGTGAGAAGGTGGTTTTTGACCTTAATATACATGGGCTTGATAAGAGACTTATTAGGGGGTTGGGAAGGCTTTACTTTAGAAGCAGTTATGGTCAAAATGTTTTAAGCCACTCTAAAGAAACGGCTATAATAGGAGAAATTTTGGCTAAAGAGATGAAATTAGATCCTGTTGTAGTAAAAAGAGCATGCCTTTTGCATGATATTGGGAAAGGGATGGAAAGTATTTCTGATAATAGCGAGGGACATGCTATTACTGGTGCTGAACTTGCTCAAAGTTGCGGAGAGAGCGAAATTGTTGTTAATGCTATTGCTGCGCATCACAATGAGGTGAAACCCGAGAGTCTTGAGGCTATTGTGGTTCAAATAGCAGATGCCATTTCAGCATCTCGTCCTGGAGCAAGAAGGGAAAGTTTAAATAACTATATAAATAGACTTAAAAGACTTGAAGACATTGCGTATAGTTTTGAGGGTGTTCAAAAATGTTATGCTATTCAGGCAGGTCGTGAAGTTAGAATTATTGTTGACAATGCTTTAATTAATGATGAAAAGTCAATTTTACTTGCAAGAGATATTGCTAAGAAGATAGAAGCTGAAATGAGATATCCTGGAAAAATTAAAGTTACAATTATTCGCGAAACCAGAGTTATTGAATATGCAAGATAG
- a CDS encoding TIGR00282 family metallophosphoesterase has product MQDSTIKTLIIGDIIGESGLKKVFFNLKNIKNKYRIDLVIANGENSSNGFGITPEIANNLFRSGVNVITTGNHVYSNCKINDYLNKQTYILRPNNFSDLLDGHGYCFLTIRDEKVAVVNVQGVLNMNFIVKNPFDNTKKLVNMLSNKAKTIFVDFHAESNYEKESFGYFLNGFVTGVVGTHTHVMTQDERILSKGTAYISDIGMTGGLNSVIGFNPDISLKGLLEYTPLRAEVVEDDTILQGVIITSNLKTGRALKIERIQK; this is encoded by the coding sequence ATGCAAGATAGCACTATTAAAACCTTGATAATTGGGGATATAATAGGCGAGAGTGGATTAAAAAAAGTTTTTTTTAATCTTAAAAACATTAAGAATAAATATAGAATAGATTTAGTAATTGCTAATGGAGAAAATTCTTCAAATGGTTTTGGAATAACTCCAGAAATAGCAAATAATCTTTTTAGATCGGGGGTTAATGTTATTACTACCGGTAATCATGTGTATTCTAATTGCAAAATAAATGATTACCTAAATAAGCAAACATATATCTTAAGGCCAAATAATTTTTCAGATTTGTTAGATGGGCATGGTTATTGTTTTTTAACTATTAGAGATGAAAAAGTTGCTGTTGTTAATGTTCAAGGGGTTTTAAATATGAATTTTATTGTTAAAAATCCTTTTGATAATACAAAAAAATTGGTTAATATGCTGAGTAATAAAGCCAAAACCATTTTTGTAGATTTTCATGCTGAAAGTAATTATGAAAAAGAAAGTTTTGGATATTTTTTAAATGGTTTTGTAACAGGTGTGGTTGGTACTCATACCCATGTTATGACTCAAGATGAAAGAATATTGTCAAAGGGGACAGCCTATATTAGTGATATTGGGATGACAGGTGGATTAAATTCTGTAATAGGATTTAATCCCGACATTTCTCTTAAGGGCTTACTTGAATATACCCCCTTGAGAGCTGAAGTTGTAGAAGATGACACAATTTTACAAGGAGTTATTATTACTTCTAATTTAAAGACAGGCCGCGCTTTAAAAATTGAAAGGATTCAGAAATAA
- a CDS encoding TlyA family RNA methyltransferase has translation MKGFRNNLLNILCKRYPEKTRKELMILILKGNIYVNSHKEKNPKILINKTSKIDLVENTCQTFVSRGGYKLLEALKDFEIEVKNKICVDVGSSTGGFTDCLLQCGANFVYSIDVGINQLSYKLRIDPRVKVLERTNIFDVTEFKIVPNFAVVDVSFRSSISICVNLIDKLSDNFIIVLIKPQFEFKSLNLDIKNFNGVVSGEYLKIILQSVIEKFYKNKLQVKKILKLKTKGKKGNQEFMFLVVKSSVLRIASSMQLLSNIEF, from the coding sequence TTGAAAGGATTCAGAAATAATTTATTAAATATACTTTGTAAAAGGTATCCAGAAAAAACACGAAAAGAATTAATGATCTTAATTCTAAAAGGCAATATATATGTAAATTCTCATAAAGARAAAAATCCTAAAATATTAATAAACAAAACAAGTAAAATAGATTTAGTTGAGAATACTTGTCAAACATTTGTATCAAGAGGAGGTTACAAGCTTTTAGAGGCTCTTAAAGATTTTGAAATCGAAGTTAAAAATAAAATTTGTGTTGATGTTGGCTCTTCAACTGGTGGTTTTACCGATTGTCTATTGCAGTGTGGCGCCAATTTTGTTTATTCAATTGATGTAGGCATTAATCAACTCTCTTATAAATTAAGAATTGATCCAAGAGTTAAAGTTTTAGAGAGAACTAATATTTTTGATGTTACAGAATTTAAGATTGTTCCCAATTTTGCCGTTGTAGATGTTTCTTTTAGATCATCAATAAGTATATGTGTAAATTTAATAGATAAACTTTCTGATAATTTTATTATAGTTTTGATTAAACCTCAGTTTGAGTTTAAAAGTTTAAATTTAGATATAAAAAATTTTAATGGTGTTGTGAGTGGTGAGTATTTGAAGATAATTTTGCAAAGCGTAATTGAAAAGTTCTATAAAAATAAATTACAAGTTAAAAAGATATTAAAGTTAAAAACTAAAGGTAAAAAAGGCAATCAAGAATTCATGTTTTTAGTTGTTAAGTCAAGTGTTTTAAGAATTGCAAGCTCTATGCAATTGCTTAGCAATATTGAATTTTAA
- a CDS encoding GerMN domain-containing protein, with translation MKRKKSSSSTKSDILLILIAIVLTIISVLLIIKNSLIIHIFKEKNYDNSLFESSQTQDNKLIEAKKNTNKNTNVKILKNESFLIQPPEIKKLEEELKQNQRNNNLKNKKFIKLYFIKVTPEGYFLRQTVKRAIYYDKNILEETLKSLIKGPNEYELKNNFLSLIPIKTKLLNLSLSEGIAKINLSKEFYENSFGIEGIINQIAQITLTCLEIKGIDGIILTIENNPIILEELNLNFSGILNKKALDKY, from the coding sequence TTGAAAAGAAAAAAAAGTTCAAGCTCAACCAAATCAGACATACTTTTAATTTTAATTGCTATTGTTTTAACAATAATTAGTGTGCTATTAATAATTAAAAATTCACTTATTATACATATTTTTAAAGAAAAAAATTATGATAACAGTTTATTCGAATCAAGTCAAACACAAGATAATAAATTAATTGAAGCTAAAAAAAACACCAATAAAAATACAAATGTAAAAATACTTAAAAATGAAAGTTTTTTAATCCAGCCACCAGAAATAAAAAAACTTGAAGAAGAGCTCAAGCAAAACCAAAGAAATAATAACCTTAAAAACAAAAAATTTATTAAACTTTATTTTATAAAAGTAACCCCAGAAGGTTATTTTTTAAGACAAACTGTAAAAAGAGCTATATATTACGACAAAAATATTCTTGAAGAAACACTAAAATCTTTAATCAAAGGACCAAATGAATACGAGCTAAAAAATAATTTTTTAAGTTTAATCCCTATAAAAACCAAGCTTTTAAATTTAAGCCTAAGCGAAGGAATTGCCAAAATAAACTTATCTAAAGAATTTTATGAAAATAGTTTTGGAATTGAAGGAATAATTAATCAAATCGCTCAAATAACCTTAACATGTCTTGAAATTAAAGGAATTGATGGAATAATTTTAACAATAGAAAATAATCCAATAATACTTGAAGAATTAAACTTAAATTTCTCAGGAATATTAAACAAAAAGGCTCTGGACAAATATTAA
- the der gene encoding ribosome biogenesis GTPase Der → MLSYKKVLIVGRPNVGKSALFNRILDTKRSITESTYGVTRDLVEEVCKVDSFKFKLIDTGGFTILKDEISKIVVQKVLSSLEKVDLILLVLDINEILLEDYQIIERLRKYSSKVVLVLNKVDTKDKECLAHEFHNLGFKRYFLVSAAHCRGITKLRDFLKVEVGEVGIESGADIKVGIIGKPNSGKSTLINYLSGNEIAIVSDQPGTTRDFIKTKFTRNGKVFEVVDTAGIRRRARVNEIVEYYSVNRALKVIDMVDIVFLLIDVQEKLTSQDKKIAHYVTKKGKGIVIVFSKWDLVDESKGYFEALKSHVKFFFPILNFAPIFRISVHKRIGLDSLFKESFKLKDQLELKTSTPDLNKMLNLWIKDYHLNISHKIKYITQVSTNPVKFILFANKIKNFPNSYYNYLVNNLRKIGYKNIPILVELKEKIRDLK, encoded by the coding sequence TTGCTTAGTTATAAAAAGGTTCTTATTGTTGGTAGACCAAATGTTGGTAAATCTGCTTTATTTAATCGAATTTTAGATACAAAAAGAAGTATTACTGAGAGTACTTACGGTGTTACTAGAGATTTAGTTGAAGAAGTTTGTAAGGTTGATTCTTTTAAGTTTAAATTAATCGATACTGGTGGGTTTACTATCTTGAAAGATGAGATTAGCAAAATTGTTGTGCAAAAGGTTTTAAGCTCTTTAGAAAAAGTTGATTTAATTTTATTGGTTTTAGATATTAATGAAATTTTACTTGAAGATTATCAGATTATTGAAAGACTGAGAAAATATAGTAGTAAGGTGGTTTTGGTTTTAAACAAAGTAGATACTAAGGATAAGGAATGTTTAGCTCACGAATTTCATAATTTAGGATTCAAGCGCTATTTTCTGGTTAGTGCAGCCCATTGTCGAGGCATTACTAAGCTTAGAGATTTTTTAAAAGTAGAAGTTGGTGAAGTTGGCATTGAGAGTGGCGCTGATATTAAGGTTGGGATTATAGGCAAGCCTAATTCAGGCAAATCTACCCTTATTAATTATTTATCTGGAAATGAAATTGCAATTGTTTCTGATCAACCTGGTACTACTAGAGATTTTATTAAAACTAAGTTTACTAGAAATGGGAAAGTTTTTGAGGTTGTTGATACAGCTGGGATAAGGCGAAGGGCAAGAGTAAATGAAATTGTTGAATATTATTCTGTTAATAGGGCCCTAAAAGTAATTGACATGGTAGATATTGTGTTTTTATTGATTGATGTTCAAGAAAAATTGACTTCTCAGGATAAAAAAATTGCTCATTATGTTACTAAAAAGGGGAAAGGAATTGTTATTGTGTTTAGCAAATGGGATCTTGTGGATGAGTCTAAAGGTTATTTTGAAGCCTTAAAGAGCCATGTGAAGTTTTTTTTTCCTATTTTAAATTTTGCTCCTATATTTAGAATTTCTGTTCATAAAAGGATAGGTTTAGATTCTCTTTTTAAAGAATCTTTTAAGTTAAAAGATCAGCTTGAGCTTAAAACCAGTACTCCAGATCTAAATAAAATGTTAAATTTATGGATCAAAGATTATCATTTAAATATTTCTCATAAAATCAAATATATTACACAAGTTAGTACTAATCCTGTTAAGTTTATTCTTTTTGCAAATAAAATAAAGAATTTTCCAAATTCTTACTATAATTATTTAGTAAATAATTTGCGTAAAATTGGATATAAAAATATTCCAATTTTAGTAGAATTAAAGGAAAAAATAAGAGATTTAAAGTGA